A genomic stretch from Sphingobacterium sp. ML3W includes:
- a CDS encoding SulP family inorganic anion transporter, translating to MFGTRTSAFLKLSKRDLKYDFPASVVVFLVALPLCLGIAMASGAPLFAGLLTGVIGGIVVASISKSPLSVSGPAAGLTVIVLGAIQSLGAYETFLLAVVIAGVVQVILGILKAGMIGNYFPSAVIVGMLAAIGITIIMKQIPLALGLIETHAFELDNGHGIGAYFDTVASAINFGALIICALSLAILIFWPAIPKLNKVPAPLVVVIVGVALAYLFNGSFFQLHDKQFVLVPIVGSFAEFTGLFTLPDFTQIVNKDVWIAAFTIAIIASLETLLSIEAVDKIDPYKRNTPTNRELVAQGIGNMTSGLLGGLPLTSVIVRSSANVNAGGKTRQSAILHGIWLLVAMLAIPTMLNMIPLACLAAILLHTGYKLAKPSLFTSMYRKGLDQFIPFFVTIVAIVFTDLLMGVGIGIVVATFYILRANMKNAFKYNIEKDNEEDKAVIVLAEEVSFLNKVPIQQKLYSLPKSVSKIRIDGTFSKFIDKDVIEVIKDFEQNAKSKGKEIELLQVVYKK from the coding sequence ATGTTTGGAACTCGTACGTCGGCTTTTCTGAAACTTTCGAAAAGAGACTTAAAATATGATTTCCCTGCTAGTGTTGTGGTGTTTTTGGTGGCACTTCCATTATGTTTGGGAATTGCAATGGCCTCAGGTGCGCCATTGTTTGCAGGATTATTGACTGGTGTAATTGGTGGAATCGTTGTTGCTTCAATCAGTAAATCACCACTCAGTGTCAGTGGGCCAGCTGCTGGCCTCACAGTTATCGTTCTAGGAGCTATCCAGAGCCTAGGCGCCTATGAAACCTTTCTCCTTGCGGTTGTCATCGCAGGTGTTGTACAAGTAATTCTCGGTATTCTAAAAGCGGGTATGATCGGAAATTATTTCCCTTCCGCAGTCATCGTCGGCATGTTGGCCGCGATCGGTATTACCATTATCATGAAACAAATCCCTTTGGCCTTGGGATTGATCGAGACACACGCTTTTGAGCTGGACAATGGGCACGGCATAGGTGCATATTTTGACACCGTTGCCTCAGCCATCAATTTTGGTGCATTGATTATCTGTGCCCTATCGTTAGCCATTCTGATCTTTTGGCCAGCAATCCCTAAATTGAATAAAGTGCCTGCTCCGCTGGTAGTCGTTATTGTCGGGGTCGCTTTGGCTTATCTTTTTAATGGCTCCTTTTTTCAATTACACGATAAACAATTTGTACTTGTGCCAATTGTAGGGTCGTTTGCAGAGTTTACAGGTTTATTCACATTACCTGACTTCACCCAGATCGTCAATAAGGATGTTTGGATCGCAGCATTTACCATTGCCATTATTGCCAGTTTGGAGACCTTATTGAGTATTGAAGCAGTAGACAAGATTGATCCATATAAACGCAATACACCAACCAACCGCGAACTGGTTGCTCAGGGAATCGGTAATATGACAAGTGGACTCTTAGGTGGACTGCCATTAACCTCAGTTATCGTACGGTCATCAGCCAATGTCAATGCTGGTGGAAAGACCAGACAGTCTGCAATCTTACACGGTATCTGGCTGCTCGTTGCCATGTTGGCTATTCCAACAATGTTAAATATGATTCCGCTAGCATGTCTTGCCGCAATACTTTTACATACAGGGTATAAATTAGCTAAACCAAGCTTATTTACCTCAATGTATCGAAAAGGTCTGGATCAATTCATTCCGTTTTTCGTGACTATTGTCGCTATCGTATTTACCGACTTATTAATGGGTGTTGGAATTGGAATCGTTGTGGCGACATTCTATATTCTAAGAGCAAATATGAAAAATGCTTTTAAATATAATATTGAAAAGGACAACGAAGAGGATAAGGCTGTCATTGTATTAGCAGAGGAAGTTTCATTTTTGAACAAGGTTCCTATCCAGCAGAAACTATATAGTTTACCAAAATCGGTCAGTAAGATCCGTATCGATGGGACATTCAGTAAATTTATCGACAAGGATGTTATCGAAGTCATTAAAGACTTTGAACAGAACGCAAAAAGTAAAGGCAAGGAGATCGAACTTTTACAGGTCGTTTATAAAAAATAA
- a CDS encoding helicase HerA-like domain-containing protein has protein sequence MANKEQFIEKVQSSYNPKGAFIYLGAGILNGEILADAKVNLALKMMNRHGLIAGATGTGKTRTLQLIAEQLSDASVSVFMLDVKGDLSGLAVPGMTNQALLDRGNAVGVPFQPASFPVELYSLSGNKGIPMRITIDDFGPVLLGRILELNETQTGVLAAMFKYAQDHQMPLIDFTDTKKLLTYLSDGPGSEEIKNDYGKISSASSGTILRKIVALEQQGLAHIFGEKEFDINDLFQKVDGKGIISLLNISDVQDQPVLYSTFLLSLLAQLFKNMPEVGDLDQPKLVFFFDEAHLLFNGASKAFLTQVDQIIRLIRSKGIGVFFCTQSPTDVPESVLAQLGNRVQHALRAFTPNDAENLKKTVKTYPKSDFYEIDQILTSLGTGQALITVLNDKGIPTEVVATHLVPARAVMGPADDATINQIINQSDLKAKYQERQENRSAAEMIDEKMQVVQQEEQRAAAEKEAAKADRPTSRRQTPLEAAQRTATTTLAREGVKLLGKLATGLLNAFLKKK, from the coding sequence ATGGCAAATAAAGAACAATTTATCGAGAAGGTTCAGTCTTCTTATAACCCCAAGGGGGCTTTTATATATTTGGGAGCGGGTATTTTGAATGGTGAAATTTTAGCGGATGCAAAGGTCAATCTGGCACTGAAAATGATGAATCGCCACGGGCTGATTGCCGGTGCTACAGGGACAGGTAAAACCAGGACGCTACAATTGATTGCTGAGCAATTATCAGACGCATCTGTGTCGGTATTTATGTTGGATGTAAAAGGTGATCTATCTGGTCTTGCTGTGCCAGGAATGACCAATCAGGCACTGTTGGATCGTGGAAATGCGGTAGGAGTACCCTTCCAACCAGCGAGTTTTCCTGTTGAGCTCTATTCCTTGTCAGGAAACAAGGGGATTCCGATGCGCATTACGATCGATGATTTTGGACCTGTCTTGTTGGGAAGGATCCTGGAATTGAATGAAACTCAGACCGGGGTTTTGGCAGCGATGTTTAAATATGCGCAAGATCATCAGATGCCATTAATAGACTTTACAGATACCAAAAAGTTGTTAACTTATCTTTCTGACGGTCCCGGAAGCGAGGAAATCAAAAATGACTACGGTAAGATCAGTTCCGCAAGTTCAGGAACGATTTTGCGTAAGATCGTCGCCCTAGAGCAACAGGGATTGGCACATATCTTTGGAGAAAAGGAGTTCGATATCAATGACTTATTTCAGAAAGTTGACGGAAAGGGTATAATCAGTTTACTGAACATTTCGGACGTACAGGATCAACCAGTGCTCTATTCTACATTTTTGTTGAGTCTGCTCGCCCAGCTATTTAAGAATATGCCCGAAGTGGGGGATTTGGATCAGCCGAAACTGGTATTTTTCTTTGACGAAGCACATCTTCTTTTTAACGGAGCTTCCAAAGCCTTTTTAACCCAGGTGGATCAGATTATCCGTCTTATCCGCTCCAAAGGAATCGGCGTATTTTTCTGTACACAGTCTCCGACAGATGTTCCGGAATCGGTATTGGCCCAATTGGGAAATAGGGTACAACATGCTTTGCGAGCCTTTACACCGAATGATGCTGAAAATCTAAAAAAAACAGTGAAAACCTACCCTAAATCGGACTTCTATGAGATTGATCAGATTTTGACTTCTTTGGGTACCGGTCAAGCCTTAATTACGGTACTGAATGATAAAGGTATTCCTACAGAAGTGGTGGCAACCCATCTGGTACCAGCCCGTGCTGTAATGGGCCCCGCAGACGATGCGACAATCAATCAAATTATTAATCAATCTGACTTAAAGGCAAAATATCAGGAAAGACAGGAAAATCGGTCTGCCGCTGAGATGATCGATGAGAAAATGCAGGTTGTACAGCAGGAAGAACAGCGTGCAGCTGCGGAAAAAGAAGCTGCCAAAGCTGATCGACCTACATCCAGAAGACAGACGCCATTAGAAGCTGCGCAGCGTACCGCGACAACGACACTCGCAAGAGAAGGGGTCAAACTTTTAGGGAAATTGGCGACCGGTCTATTGAATGCATTCTTAAAAAAGAAATAA
- a CDS encoding sugar phosphate nucleotidyltransferase: MSKPTLLILAAGMASRYGSLKQVDGFGPHGETIIDYSIYDAIRAGFGKVVFIIREEFLEKMKEVFDKKLEGKIEVDYAFQNFDLTKFGVNHVIERTKPWGTAHAVMSAKDKVNEPFCVINADDFYGSDSFDKMAKFLTTEVSDQQMSLMGFQVGNTMSDYGYVSRGVCEVSPTGQMDSVTERTNIYYKGEGDDRKIVYEENGVENDLDPETRVSMNFWGFTPKIFEVAQAMFPAFVEENKENLKAEFFIPSVPDYMVKHKMADFKVIPTSSKWFGVTYKEDKPIVQESISKLVADGVYPEKLF; encoded by the coding sequence ATGAGTAAACCAACCCTTTTGATTTTGGCAGCAGGAATGGCTAGCCGGTATGGTTCTTTAAAACAAGTAGATGGTTTTGGCCCACACGGCGAGACAATTATTGACTATTCAATCTATGATGCCATCCGCGCAGGATTTGGAAAAGTTGTATTCATTATTCGGGAAGAATTCCTGGAGAAAATGAAAGAAGTTTTTGATAAAAAATTGGAAGGTAAAATAGAAGTTGACTACGCTTTTCAAAATTTTGATTTAACGAAATTTGGCGTGAATCACGTCATCGAAAGAACGAAACCTTGGGGTACAGCACATGCTGTCATGAGCGCTAAGGATAAAGTAAATGAACCATTCTGCGTAATCAATGCAGACGATTTCTATGGTTCAGATTCCTTTGACAAAATGGCGAAGTTTTTAACCACTGAGGTATCAGATCAACAAATGTCATTGATGGGCTTTCAGGTCGGTAATACAATGTCTGATTATGGCTATGTATCACGTGGTGTCTGTGAAGTTAGTCCAACAGGACAAATGGACAGTGTCACAGAGCGTACAAATATTTATTACAAAGGTGAGGGTGATGATCGTAAAATTGTTTATGAAGAAAACGGCGTTGAAAACGATTTAGATCCAGAAACGCGTGTATCGATGAATTTTTGGGGCTTTACGCCAAAAATCTTCGAAGTAGCACAAGCGATGTTTCCAGCTTTTGTTGAAGAAAACAAAGAGAATTTGAAAGCGGAATTCTTTATTCCTTCGGTTCCGGATTATATGGTGAAACATAAAATGGCGGATTTCAAAGTAATCCCGACATCATCGAAATGGTTTGGTGTAACCTATAAAGAAGATAAACCTATCGTTCAAGAATCAATTTCTAAATTGGTTGCCGATGGTGTATATCCTGAAAAGTTATTTTAA
- a CDS encoding TIGR02117 family protein produces the protein MKKILKVLGYIILGIIGFCILYIVGEYSLSRLSASGKASSTDQTIQVFVKSNGVHTDIVLPVIVKEVDWSNVFPYANTVGKKNGYQYMGIGWGDKGFYLDTPEWKDLKASTAFVAAFGLGQSAIHVTYYNSIRENDLCFGYKINEEQYRALVKYIYDSLDLHEGKPILVETDAQYDDADAFYEAKGAYSMFYSCNTWTNNALKKANMPAGVWATLDKGILSHYRK, from the coding sequence ATGAAAAAAATACTTAAGGTGTTAGGGTATATTATTTTAGGAATTATTGGGTTTTGCATTTTATATATTGTTGGCGAGTATAGCCTGTCGCGACTCTCAGCATCAGGTAAAGCGTCCTCCACAGATCAGACGATTCAGGTATTTGTCAAATCCAATGGTGTCCATACAGATATTGTTTTGCCAGTCATCGTGAAAGAGGTGGATTGGTCCAACGTATTTCCTTATGCCAACACCGTTGGTAAAAAAAACGGTTATCAGTATATGGGTATAGGTTGGGGAGACAAAGGCTTTTATTTGGATACACCGGAATGGAAAGATCTCAAAGCATCAACAGCTTTTGTAGCGGCCTTTGGATTGGGACAGTCTGCAATACATGTGACCTACTATAATTCCATTCGGGAGAATGACCTATGTTTTGGGTATAAAATAAATGAGGAACAGTATCGCGCACTGGTAAAGTATATCTATGATTCTTTGGATTTGCATGAAGGTAAACCTATATTGGTAGAGACGGATGCACAATACGATGATGCAGATGCCTTTTATGAAGCCAAAGGAGCTTATAGCATGTTCTATTCCTGTAATACCTGGACAAACAACGCTTTGAAGAAGGCAAATATGCCAGCAGGAGTCTGGGCGACCTTGGATAAAGGAATATTGAGCCATTATCGGAAATAG
- the dnaK gene encoding molecular chaperone DnaK, with protein sequence MSKIIGIDLGTTNSCVAVMEGNEPVVITNNEGKRTTPSIVAFVEGGERKVGDPAKRQAITNPHKTIYSIKRFMGLSYDEAIKEAEHVPYNIVKGDNNTPRVEIDDRKYTPQEISAMILQKMKKTAEDFLGQEVTEAVITVPAYFNDAQRQATKEAGEIAGLSVKRIINEPTAAALAYGLDKAHKDMKIVVFDCGGGTHDVSVLELGDGVFEVKSTDGDTHLGGDDFDNVIINWLNEEFKNENNGFDLKKDPMALQRLKEAAEKAKIELSSATSTEINLPYITADATGPKHLVRSLSRAKFEALAADLIKRTIAPCESALKNAGFSKSDIDEIILVGGSTRIPAIVDAVKAFFGKEPSKGVNPDEVVALGAAIQGGVLTGEVKDVLLLDVTPLSLGIETMGGVMTKLIEANTTIPTKKSETFSTASDNQPSVEIHILQGERPMASQNRTIGRFHLNDIPPAPRGVPQIEVTFDIDANGIIKVSAKDKATGKEQNIRIEASSGLSDDEIKRMKEEAEANADADKKMKEEADKVNAADALIFSTEKQLKEYGDKISADKKAPIEAGLTKLKAAYEAKNFADIDSASEELQNAWNAASEEMYAASQGGAQQPQGDAGQAQGGNQGGDDVTDVDYEEVK encoded by the coding sequence ATGTCTAAAATTATAGGAATTGACTTAGGTACTACAAACTCATGTGTTGCCGTAATGGAAGGTAACGAGCCTGTAGTAATTACGAACAACGAAGGTAAACGTACCACTCCTTCCATTGTAGCTTTCGTAGAAGGTGGTGAGCGTAAAGTGGGTGACCCAGCTAAACGTCAAGCAATTACTAATCCACATAAAACTATTTATTCTATTAAACGTTTTATGGGACTTTCATATGATGAGGCAATAAAAGAAGCTGAACACGTACCTTATAACATCGTTAAAGGTGATAACAATACACCACGCGTAGAAATCGACGACCGCAAATATACTCCACAAGAAATCTCTGCGATGATTCTTCAAAAAATGAAGAAGACTGCTGAAGACTTCTTAGGTCAAGAAGTAACTGAAGCTGTCATCACAGTACCTGCATACTTCAACGACGCACAACGTCAAGCAACTAAAGAAGCTGGTGAAATCGCTGGTTTATCTGTTAAACGTATCATCAACGAACCTACTGCTGCTGCTTTAGCTTACGGTTTGGACAAAGCACACAAAGATATGAAGATCGTTGTGTTTGACTGTGGTGGTGGTACACATGACGTTTCCGTATTGGAATTAGGTGATGGTGTATTTGAAGTAAAATCTACTGACGGTGATACTCACTTAGGTGGTGATGACTTCGATAACGTAATTATCAACTGGTTGAATGAAGAATTCAAGAATGAAAACAATGGTTTTGATCTGAAAAAAGATCCAATGGCATTGCAACGTTTGAAAGAAGCTGCTGAAAAAGCTAAAATTGAATTATCAAGTGCGACTTCTACTGAAATCAACTTGCCATATATCACAGCAGATGCTACTGGCCCAAAACACTTAGTTCGTTCATTATCACGTGCTAAATTTGAAGCTTTGGCAGCTGACTTGATCAAGAGAACAATTGCTCCTTGTGAGTCTGCATTGAAAAACGCTGGTTTCAGCAAATCAGATATCGACGAAATTATCTTAGTAGGTGGTTCTACTCGTATCCCTGCAATTGTTGATGCTGTAAAAGCTTTCTTCGGAAAAGAACCTTCCAAAGGTGTAAACCCTGACGAAGTTGTTGCTTTAGGTGCTGCAATCCAAGGAGGTGTATTAACTGGTGAAGTAAAAGATGTATTATTATTGGATGTAACTCCACTTTCATTGGGTATCGAAACAATGGGTGGTGTAATGACTAAATTGATTGAAGCGAATACAACTATTCCGACTAAAAAATCGGAAACATTCTCTACTGCTTCTGACAATCAACCATCGGTAGAGATCCACATCTTACAAGGTGAGCGTCCTATGGCGAGCCAAAACCGTACAATCGGCCGCTTCCATTTGAACGATATTCCACCAGCGCCTCGTGGTGTGCCTCAAATTGAAGTTACTTTTGATATTGATGCCAACGGTATCATCAAAGTATCAGCAAAAGATAAAGCAACTGGTAAAGAGCAAAACATCCGTATTGAAGCATCTTCAGGTTTATCTGATGATGAAATCAAACGTATGAAAGAAGAAGCTGAAGCAAATGCTGATGCTGATAAAAAAATGAAAGAAGAAGCTGACAAAGTAAATGCAGCGGATGCCTTGATCTTCTCAACTGAAAAACAATTGAAAGAATATGGTGACAAAATTTCTGCAGATAAGAAAGCTCCTATTGAAGCTGGCTTAACGAAATTAAAAGCTGCATACGAAGCGAAAAACTTCGCAGATATTGATTCGGCTTCTGAAGAATTACAAAATGCTTGGAATGCTGCTTCTGAAGAAATGTACGCTGCTTCTCAAGGTGGTGCACAACAACCTCAAGGAGACGCTGGTCAAGCACAAGGTGGAAACCAAGGTGGTGATGACGTAACTGACGTAGACTACGAAGAAGTGAAATAA
- a CDS encoding GLPGLI family protein, translated as MIRTYLTIIIFCLTGLSLQAQYAYFGNRGTISFDKVTYTKARMRQMSNDMNSKMMGRGIDFMEHLDKMPDSHTDRLNLYFDENATVLMPEESTSTEKQKGEGKMRAASITSGARGGRNQGGSRGGGGGNQRGMPRGGAGKNGKVLYQDLKAGKADIQLDIDEKYLLSETLDSITWRFTEEFRNIAGINCRRVNGATKDSLYLIAYYAEEIPVSAGPALSHGLPGMILGLVIPEMHIQYWATNIAYTNNLVPTDWREKKSKQMKLEEFTALFGRYMPRNRQNESAKKRILEQLVY; from the coding sequence ATGATTAGAACATATTTGACCATTATTATATTTTGTCTAACCGGATTATCTCTGCAGGCACAATACGCCTATTTTGGTAATAGGGGTACCATTAGTTTTGACAAGGTGACGTATACAAAAGCCCGCATGCGACAAATGTCCAATGACATGAACTCAAAAATGATGGGTCGGGGAATAGACTTCATGGAGCACCTAGATAAAATGCCGGACTCACATACAGATCGACTGAACTTATACTTTGATGAAAATGCGACTGTGCTTATGCCAGAAGAAAGCACAAGTACCGAAAAACAGAAGGGAGAAGGTAAAATGCGTGCAGCAAGTATTACTTCAGGTGCCCGAGGTGGTAGAAATCAAGGCGGCTCGCGAGGCGGAGGGGGTGGAAACCAACGTGGCATGCCCAGAGGTGGAGCCGGCAAAAATGGAAAGGTGCTTTACCAGGATTTAAAAGCAGGCAAGGCTGATATCCAGCTCGATATCGATGAGAAATATTTGCTTTCTGAAACGTTGGATAGTATCACTTGGCGCTTTACGGAGGAATTTCGCAATATCGCCGGCATCAACTGCCGAAGGGTGAATGGGGCGACCAAAGATTCCCTCTACCTGATTGCTTATTATGCCGAAGAAATACCAGTGTCAGCAGGACCGGCTTTGAGCCATGGTCTTCCGGGCATGATATTGGGGCTGGTCATACCTGAGATGCATATCCAATACTGGGCAACAAATATCGCCTATACCAATAATCTCGTTCCCACAGATTGGCGGGAAAAAAAATCAAAACAGATGAAACTGGAAGAATTTACAGCGCTCTTTGGCAGATATATGCCACGCAATCGCCAAAATGAGTCAGCAAAAAAACGGATCTTGGAGCAACTTGTCTATTGA